In the Haloferula helveola genome, one interval contains:
- a CDS encoding TMEM43 family protein — translation MAVTEVTSTSWFGRIGDSIKGILFGIVLIIVSLILMVWNERNAVRDIQANNEIGREVITVPNAEVSPGNEGKLVHLNGPAMTDDVVGNMDFGIEETAVRLSWESEIYQWVEEKDTETKKKLGGGEETVTTYSYRKEWVDGPVNSSGFKEKGHDNTGKQKFPSGSSQAENVTLGAFMLPSGLISQMDWSERYTLSELPDDFATTGSIEDGVFYTGVPSQPKVGDERVTFRITRPDDVSVMAVQKGDSFDKYTAKNGKTKFLLYPGLLTAEQVVEGEEAKAKMLRWILRGVGVFAMFIGFTMLLKPLSVLADVIPFVGSLVGAAGAAVSLLLSLGISFVVIAISWIAFRPMIGIPLLVVGVGCFVLIVRKLAKGREAAGTPPPPPGMA, via the coding sequence ATGGCAGTAACCGAAGTCACAAGCACCAGCTGGTTCGGGCGGATCGGGGATTCGATCAAGGGCATCCTGTTCGGGATCGTGCTCATCATCGTCTCGTTGATCCTCATGGTGTGGAACGAGCGCAATGCGGTCCGTGACATCCAGGCTAACAATGAGATCGGTCGAGAGGTCATCACGGTTCCAAACGCCGAAGTGAGTCCCGGGAACGAGGGAAAGCTGGTGCATCTCAACGGTCCGGCGATGACGGACGATGTGGTCGGCAACATGGACTTCGGGATCGAGGAAACCGCGGTGCGGCTCTCATGGGAGTCCGAGATCTACCAGTGGGTGGAGGAGAAGGACACCGAGACCAAGAAGAAGCTCGGTGGAGGCGAGGAGACGGTGACGACCTACAGCTACCGCAAAGAGTGGGTGGACGGGCCGGTCAATTCCTCCGGGTTCAAGGAGAAGGGTCACGACAACACCGGGAAGCAGAAGTTTCCGAGCGGTTCGTCGCAGGCCGAGAACGTGACGCTTGGAGCGTTCATGCTGCCTTCCGGCCTCATTTCCCAGATGGACTGGTCCGAACGCTACACCCTCAGCGAGTTGCCCGACGATTTCGCGACGACGGGGAGCATCGAGGACGGCGTGTTCTACACGGGAGTCCCGTCGCAACCGAAAGTCGGGGATGAACGCGTGACCTTCCGGATCACCCGACCGGATGATGTGAGCGTGATGGCCGTCCAGAAGGGTGACTCCTTTGACAAATACACCGCAAAGAACGGGAAGACCAAGTTTCTCCTCTATCCCGGGTTGCTCACGGCCGAGCAGGTGGTCGAAGGGGAAGAGGCGAAGGCGAAGATGCTTCGCTGGATCCTCCGGGGCGTGGGCGTGTTCGCGATGTTCATCGGCTTCACGATGCTGCTGAAGCCGCTCTCCGTGCTTGCCGATGTGATCCCGTTCGTCGGCTCGCTGGTAGGAGCCGCAGGTGCGGCGGTCTCGCTGTTGCTTTCGCTCGGGATCAGCTTCGTGGTGATCGCGATCAGCTGGATCGCGTTCCGTCCGATGATCGGAATCCCGCTGCTGGTCGTCGGGGTCGGCTGCTTCGTCCTGATCGTGAGGAAGCTGGCCAAGGGGCGAGAGGCGGCGGGAACGCCACCTCCGCCTCCGGGGATGGCCTGA
- a CDS encoding TIGR00266 family protein gives MPAGTPPPGQRSHEVDYELFGDDMQIVEVELDPGETVIAEAGAMNYLEEDITFEAKMGDGSEPNQGMMGKLLSVGKRALTGESIFMTHFTHHGSSGKRRAAFAAPYPGKIIPMNLATMGGGVTCQKDAFLCAAYGTKVSIAFNRKLGAGFFGGEGFILQRLTGDGMCFIHAGGTIIKRELKGETLRVDTGCLVAFTDGVQYDIQRAGNLKSMFFGGEGLFLATLRGHGTVWLQSLPFSRLADRVLQNVGSGGKGEGSVLGGLGNLLDGD, from the coding sequence ATGCCCGCCGGCACCCCGCCGCCAGGCCAGCGAAGCCATGAGGTCGACTACGAATTGTTCGGAGACGACATGCAGATCGTCGAGGTCGAGCTGGATCCCGGCGAGACCGTCATCGCGGAAGCCGGTGCGATGAACTATCTTGAGGAGGACATCACCTTCGAAGCGAAAATGGGCGACGGTTCGGAGCCCAACCAAGGCATGATGGGCAAGCTGCTCTCGGTCGGAAAACGCGCGCTCACGGGCGAGTCGATCTTCATGACCCACTTCACGCACCATGGCTCCTCAGGCAAGCGGCGGGCAGCGTTCGCTGCACCCTATCCCGGGAAGATCATTCCCATGAACCTCGCCACAATGGGCGGTGGCGTCACCTGCCAGAAAGACGCGTTCCTTTGCGCGGCTTACGGCACCAAAGTCAGCATCGCGTTCAACCGCAAGCTCGGCGCCGGCTTCTTCGGGGGCGAGGGCTTCATCCTGCAGCGCCTCACCGGCGACGGCATGTGCTTCATCCACGCCGGCGGCACCATCATCAAACGGGAGCTCAAGGGCGAGACACTGCGGGTCGATACCGGCTGCCTGGTCGCGTTCACCGACGGCGTCCAGTACGACATCCAGCGCGCCGGCAACCTCAAGAGCATGTTCTTCGGGGGCGAAGGCCTGTTCCTCGCGACCTTGCGCGGACACGGCACGGTATGGCTTCAGAGCCTGCCGTTCTCCCGGCTCGCCGACCGCGTGCTGCAGAACGTCGGCAGCGGCGGCAAGGGCGAAGGCTCGGTCCTCGGAGGACTCGGAAATCTTCTCGACGGCGACTGA